ATGAGATTTGAACACAAGACTTCCCCCTCCCAAGCatgtgttttaaaaaggttttgccTTTAACAATAGACCAAAATCCCATTAATCAATTTACCATATAATATAGTGccttttttttgaaaatatagtgCCTAATGTAACAGTTTAGAACTAATATTGTATTAAATTTCTCAAATTGTTTTCTGTGTTATATTTTTGCTTCCATTCCATTTTGTGCCATAAACAACCATAAGTTTTTTGAAATACAAAACCACAAAATGTGAATCATTAAAATTATTAAGCCAAAATCGATCTATTAATTGCGACTATTAAAATCGATCTGTCTAGATCATCTTACAAAGTaaataaaattattatttaaGTAAACTATAATTTCCATCTAATTTATAAATACATTAAAACTTAATAACTTTTATAAGCATTAGTTTTCTTTTCTCCTGCAAGCTCGCAAACACAATCCAAAAAAACAGATCCCCAAATATAACAATTATCTTTAGTTAAAAAGATAATTATCTATAATCTACATAATAATTATCTTTAGTTAAAAAGATAGATATCTATAATTAAGTATGAGTGAGAGGCggaaaaactaaaaaataaatgaCTCCAATGAATGATTCGAGTCACCTTGCTTTAGTAAAAAAAatctaattatttttttttattttacgataatatttaacaaaatacattGTATTTATCTACTAAACTAATTAAAAGTGCATCCTAATATGGCTATTaacatatttaaattaaatttattatattagtaagatatggattaaaaaatatttttaaataaattgtaAAGTTGAAGGAGAGAGTGACCCGTGACAATATTTGGAATCTtatattaaaatttaaattagAGTGACATGTGGCATTAAGGGGATTTTTTATTAGTAAATTTGTTACTTTATCATCTTTatcaataattaatattttaaatcaTTTGGTTTTAGAAATATATGTGGTTAATCTAAATATATGGTTAATCTTAATGAGGTGTTATATTATCAaataaagtaaatataataatgcataaataattaaatcagggatattaataataaaaaataataatagttttaTTATAGATAATAATAAACCTACGATTAAAAGACTTTTGATTTTAAAGAAGATTCGTATTAAATACAgacatattaaaaaaatatataatgacCCATTATCGTATGTTATAGATGTGAAGATAATCTTGATCTGTAATATGTAAAATCGGTATATATTCAAGAGATAAAGTAATTGTTATATTTTTATCTATACATCATATAGTATAATTTAGTAACTCAGGCATCATGGTATATCAATTTCTTTTGAGTCAGATGATGCAtaaaaaattatttattaaaGTGGAGAATGGTTTTTATGtaatttagttattattattattattattattattattattattattattattattattattatggttgATGTAGTATAATAAATTGCCACATGTCATTTTGATAAGATCGTTTATTACGAGAGAATGTCATGTGGCATTAAAGGgactttttattattatattatattatattatattatattatattatattatattatattatattatattatattatattatattatattatattatattatattatattatattatattatattatattatattatattatattatattatattatattatattatattatattatattatattatattatattatattatattatattatattatattatattatattatattatattatattatattatattatattatataaaacagACAATGGAAACGAATAGTGTTTTTGTTCATGGTTTGTTTCTATTCACCAAATTTAGGCGAGCATTCCTCCTTAGGACGCGTGTCCTCCAGATTACACCTTACTCCCCGTAACGGTTTCACTTCATATGAGAGAGAACTGGAAGAGGAAAaaggagagagaagagagaggtgCAGTGACCCCGTCGCACCATTACCACACTACCACAGTCACAAATCACACGTTGTGGTGTTTCTGTTTAGGGGGTTTTGCCTCAGAAGAGAGAAGGAAAAAAGGAGAGGAAAGAAGGAGGGGTTGACCGAAGGGTCATCACCGTCACATCACCACGGTCATCATTTGGTGTCTCTTTTATGGGGTGCTGTATTCTCTTGTTATAAGAAAtacaatataaaataataattttaattgGATACAATAGATCTTATATAATATCATTTTTGATAAAACAAATTATCAAAAAAATGGTTCGCCATTGTTCACTCTTGACAACACGTTTGCGAGACTTTACTAAATTGTAGAATTCCTTCTTGGCTTTTTAATTACATGTGCATAATTCTATTCAAAGGTAGCAACAGAAATTTTGCACGAAATACTTAAACCATAACTCCATAAGTACCAATATCATTCAAGAATAAATATTGTTTATACAAAACAAAAGGAAATATTgaaaatacattttttttaaatcatctaTATGATCTATCGAAGAAACTTGAATCTTAAAATCTTCTTTGTGAGGTGATTTTCAAGTTTCTTGTCCCTCTTCCATCTCTAATCTACTCAACCCCTGAAACAATCTTGCACAAAAGGTtaatatcttaaaggatgacgtCATAGAGTTCTTTTGCAAGCATACCCTTAAAGCCATCTTTAGCTTCAGGTGTCCCGTAAATCTCTCAGGTCTAACGCCTCATCTTGCAAATTATGTCTTTTAGTTATCCGTAAAGTAGCTTTGCCTTTGTCCTTGCCTTTGAAAAGTTTGTCTTGTTCCTTTCCAGACAATCTAATCTTGGTCTTATTGTCCTTTTTCACACCAACATAATTTAAATGCAATTTATGCATAAAATATACTTTAAGAAAATAAAAATTCCAGGCCTCCCTGGAGTTCAGGCTTGGGTCGTCGCCCACGTTGCCCATGCCCAAATTCGGGCATGTTGGAAAAAAAAACACATATGCTAGTAGAAGATGGAAAATCATAGGAAGGCCTTAGACACATGCAATGGCAACAATATGGAACATACAAAGTTATGGTCAAAAGGTTGGGATACTAGAAACTTAGGTGCTACCAATTTACCATTTGGATACATGGAAACATGTCTACAGTTTGTAGATATTCTCAGTTAATGGTATCTTTATGGCCAAGGTCACGATTTACCATTTGAAGCTTCAAGTTCGTTCTTGAACTCAATAGACCAGGTATGACATCAGCTGATCTTTGACACATATTTGGGTCAACCCACCCAATGAACTCACACATTGTAACCCCTACATGATAGTTGAAACAAAAAATTAGGGCAAGAATAAAACCCTCAACGATTATCGCTGATTTTATAAAGTGAATTAAGAAAAATTAAACCGATGTAAAACCAACCCCTCATTGGACAATAATAAAACCGACGAGCTAGAATTTAGGTGTTCAAGAGGTCTTGATTGTTGCCTCTCTCCTACATTTGCAGTAGACTGTCGGCGATGGCATGATTGCGATGACTTGCCGTAGAAATATAAATAAGTGATCGGAGCTAAAGAGGGTTTTAACATAGAAGCTGATAAAGGAGGCGGATGGTAAAAAGACAAAAGATGTCCTCACATAACTTGCATGTGACTTAACAACACATATAAACAGAATTAGTGTTTAAGGATGTAAGatacaacaaaaaaataaatataaaggaTGCTCAACATGTTTTTTGAACTTAAAGGGTGAAACTTTTGAACGTTTGAGCTACGTAAATGATGTTTTTTATAACCCTGTATCAACGTAATTAGAGATTCATTTACTAGACTTCATATTTTGTTTATTTCAATCATCTGATTCTGTTAAAATTACAAATTCACATCAAAACATAAACTAGTCACACCTTATTTTGTTTTATACGACACCATTcctttttaaatttcttttattccctGTTGTCTATAAGACTTAAACTCAAGACCTCCCCCTCCGAAGATGTTTAAAGGTTTTGTCTTTGGCAATGGACCACCACTCCATTGGTACCATTCCTTATTTAGGCCGGTTCACTAGTAAGACAGCCGCGGTTTGATTATGAAAACATTAAAAACAAGGCTTTCCAGATCAACATGTTTTTCCAAGTTCAAAACCATTATTCAAACCAAACAACACCAAATGGTTACAAAATTTCATCAATTTGCATTGTTCCCCATAATCATATGGGAATGGGTATAATACAGAAAGTATTGAAAATGAAAATCCAGGAAACAGaacaatgatatatatatatatattataataatcaACATGAAGCAGATCTTTTCATCTGAGGCTTCATCTGTTTGTCTTCCTCAAGTGCTATCATTCCCAAATGAGATGGATCTTCAAGCATCATTTTAGCCACCAAGTAACCCGCTATGGACCATGTTTGGTTCTTGCGCGCTTGTTTTCCTATGTACCGCCCCATCTTTCCATCATAATATTCAGGCCACCCGTCCATCAATAATCGGCTTTCCGCTAACTCTGTCGCTCGTTTTGCGATCTGGGGTCTTCCGGCCTTGATGCAGGCGGCCGTCAGGAGCCATAAGAGAACTACAACAATCAATAAAGAGATGGATTTCATAAGCAAATGTTCACTTTTAAAACGTACACTCCAAAAAATCATAACGTATGAATTCTCGTAGAATGGTAATATGTTTAACCCctgtaataaaaaaaaaatgggtTGGCTTGTTTAACTTGTTTAATATCATGTTGTCAGGCTTTAATCTATTTAATTAAACAAGTCGACCCGTCttttaaactaaactaaaaatacATATATTGTATGTGGTCAAATTGTAAGCCTGTTTAACCCATTTATCAAAACCTGTTTAATCTGCATACAGCTGTCAAACCGTTTACAACCCGTAAAACCATTTGACTTGTTTAGATAAATGCGTATTTAAAACTTCTTAAATCACGTATTCAAAATATTAGAGTACTACTAAGTTTTTAGTTTCTTTTAACCATATTCCGACCAACTTAATTATTtgtaatataaaataaatatttttggaCAAAAGTATTAGGTTCAACCCAACCCTTTGACTCGACACGTTTTGTAACAGCCCAAGTAAACCATGCCAAGATATTGTCCGCTTTGCCCCCGATGGGTTGCCCATCCAAGAACTCACGGTTTTGTTTTCACCCGACGAGTTGCTCGCCCAGGCAAAAACACCCGACGAGTTGCTCTCCCAGGCAAAACGCGTTTTTTCCTAGGCGAGCAACTCGTCGGGTGAAAACAAAACCATGAGTTCCTGGATGGGCAACACATCGGGGTGCAAAGCGGACAATATCTTGGCACGGTTTACTTGGGCTGTTACACGTTTTGACctataataaatgcccaacaccgACACGACCATTCAACACTCTCTACCTACAAGATTTTAACACGCTTACATGCATTAttaataaaagattttaaaaggACAATATTTAAGAAAGTTTTCACCTGGCCAAGATCCACCATTATGATAACTCCAGCTCGTGTTTTTCGGGTCACAACCCGTCACAATTCTCCATTCATGACTTTCCATAGCCGGATAACATATCTTCAACGGCATTTCACCAACAAGTTCTTGCCAACGCGATTCAATAAGATCCATAATCGCAGAACTTTGTTCGGGTGTCGCTAAAGACGACAATATAGCGACACAATTCCCCAAACAAAACCACCTGAAATCCATTTTAGCAGGACTCACGTTCCCGATAAAGTACCCGCCACGTGTCGGCATGAAATCGAAAACCCAATCGGGAAGTGAATCGGGAATGACGTTGAACTTGTTGACGGCTGTATGCGAGTATTCTTCGGTTTTGTAACGGTATATGTCGTTTAGTTGTTTAATGTCGAGCCAAAAGTAACTTCTCATGTGAAAGCTTAGAGCGTGAAGACGCTTGACTATTCGGTCAATGCAATCGTTACCCTCGGAATCACGTTTTAGAAGAGACAATGCACATCTTAGAGCCATGAAAAATAATGCTTGTATCTCGATTGGGTACCCGTAAACGCCCTGCTCATTAAAAAAAGCGAAAATATTACCTCATAAATTTTTATTCTAAAATAATTATATTGTTATtgaattaatattattttattgaATCTTATTCGACCGGTTTGGATTTCAAATCGACCAAACCGGCCGACTTGCTTTGTTTTAAGCAATTCAATCGTTTAAACAGTTTATAAACACCCCTATTACAAACATTTCAAAATGTTTCGACAAAAGGTGTTTTCGGTCAACCCAAACCGTTACGATCCATCTTAGGGTTGTAATCGAGTCGAGTCAAGGTGAGCCAGGTTGAGCTCGAGCTCGAACTTAAACGAGCCAGCTCAGCTCGTTTATtttatcgagctcgagctcggctcacaAAATGTTCGAGAGCTAGCTcgttaattttttatttatttatttatttatttatttattttaattttttcaagtattgaaaacaaaaaaaaattacacataaaTCTATATGTATTATTACAAGTATTATATGtataatttttgtttattttccCCATCAACAATCCCATAAAGCAAAATTGATAAAAGCCAATATATTAACGATACTAACCATTCTACGATCAATCATACAACACCCGTCAGCACAAAGCAACGTAGGAAACGTATCAAACCCTTCCGAAAGACAGAGAGTCATAATAAGACGAATACCGCGTTGCATTTCGGGCCGTTCAGCCAAAGAAGTGTCACCGGTCGACTTTGTATAGGCCCGAAGCAAAATAATCCACCAAAAGCCCGAATCAACAGGAGCCACTCGACCGATTGCACTTTCACCGTAATCGGCCAATATGGTCTCCGTGTTCCTAACCGGATTGTGAAGCACTTTAAAACTCGCAGGCATGACCCCTTCTCCTAATTTGAAATTGTCCACCTTTTTTTCGCGGGATTGAAGGAAAacggttttcaaaagaaaattcTTTACGATTTCGGGCTCCCCGTTCATCAAAAAGGCCAGTGCACTAGGCACAAAGTCTCTTACGAATACCTGTACGAGAAGATAAAATCCTTCATGGTTTAGAGCTCGCAAAGAAGACGGGTCAACAATAATAAATTTAATGTGCGGGTCAACCCGTTTATGTAAACAGGTGACGGGTCAACCTCCAGCTTGGCCCATTTAGCTTAACAAAGCTCGAGCTAGTTTTATATTTATCAATtacttaaattattttatttgaaTACATATGCAATTCTTTTGATATATAACGCAATACATATTATTTAGTAATGTTTATGCCAACTGTTTTTACAATTATTTTTTCATGTAAATTACAAATTTGTATATATTATATAATCAGGCTCGTTTAGACTCGCAAGCCTAGCCAAGCTTGGTATGTGAAGCTTGGGCTAAGGCTCGTTTATTAAACAACCTTATTTTTAAACTCGGGCTTACTTAAGCCACATTTGATTCGAGCTTTTTTAGCCAACTGATCTCGTTTAAGCTCGACTCGTTTACACCACTACACCCATTTGACTTGTTTATTTTTATCCTAACTTTTTTTACCTGATCATAGTTAAGTTCCTCTGAAGAATTATCAAGTGCGGCAATAGTCCCAACGGGTTGCCCACGAAAGTTGACTATAGACCGTCTCAATGCCTCCCAAGCTTCTCCGACAATTGGATGAGGCTCAAAACAAGCGCTTCTCGGTGTTCCCGTCCATCTTCCCGGAGAATAAACACCATCAAGATTATCAAAAGCACGCGATGAATGTTCACTCGTTCTATAAAAGTTATTGCGTGGGGACATGGTGATCGACATTTCACTAAATGATCTTTCGTCAAATGACCTTTTTCGCTCTGTGTTAAGTGGCCTCGGCTTTTCTAGTAATCTTGTAAGATCCGAATCGTCAATCTCGAATATTGAAGGTGTGGTTCCTTCTTCGTCTTTTGACTTTACCGAACCGTTTGAAGTCCCGTCTACCTTTGATGTAGCCATCTTTTATAATTTTTTCAAAATATCTGCGGTTTtcacaaaatatataaaaaaatcatgtaaaacaaatgaaGTCAAATGTTGTTATCTTCAATCTTTTAACATAAAAAAACTAATTAGATCCCCAAAAATTTTTTATAATCACTAAAATGAACAAGGTGGCAATATATAACAACCGTCAAGTAGTCAACCCTCATGCACTATAGAAACAGATCACAGAGATAGATGTGAAAAAACCATCGAACTTTCTTATAATCACTTACGTGAACATCGTTGCACTCTATAACAACTGTAAAGTAGTCAAACCAAAAGTCAACACTCGTGCGCCATAAGAAACGGATCACAGAAACAAATGTAAAAATACCAATAAATCCCTGGCTCTAAGAGAATGAAGCTCGACTTAATTCTTCATTTCATCATACTTCCTAAAGTCAACTCAAAATATCTTTGATTTAAGATTTAGTCAAACACTACAATTGAAGATAAAATGTGCAAATTAAGCAAAACTTTTAATAGATCATGAACACATCTTCACATTTTCATATCAAATCAAACAATAACAAGAAATACCCAGATCAAGAAATCAACCATTTTGAATAATATCGTAAATTAAAACCCAAAAAACCTAATCTTGAAAAgacataaaacataaattttacAAAACCCATATCCTAAATCAAGAAAGAAATCAACTACTCAAATCAAAATACATCTTATGTTTACAAACTTTTATAGGGACTAAtaatcaaaacccacaaataatatcgTAAATCAATCAACATACTGAGTGCGAAAACCTTAAAAATTGAATCTTGAGCAGACAAAACGCACATCTTTCAAAACCCATATCCTAAAAATCGATGAAACATATGAAAAGGGCATTACTTATTCAAAAAGGAAGAATGTGACCCTCTACGACTTCGACCTTCAAATAAAAGATAGTAATCAATTCACCGATTAATCTCCATCTCATCAGAAGCAGACAAATAAACTATTTTTAAAAGTGTGAAGGATCATTCATCCAAAGTCAACCGAAAAAAAAATATCTTAAATTTCAGATCTGGTCAAACATCACAATCGAAAGGTAAAATGTGCAAATCAAgcaaagaaatcaaccaaacaaATCTACTTTAATAGATCTTGAACATATCTTCACTGTGTTTTTCGATGTTGACTTTTCCAAACATTTAGGAGATAATAATCAAAACCCACAAGTTGAATCTTGAACAGACAAATAAAATGAATCTTACAAAACCCATATCCTAAATCAAGATTTTAACCATTCCAAGTTGTTCTATGTTGACTTGCAAGTCAGTTAATtgccgagtgttatgtgccttatgtccaaggcgtgatgcaaaactaccatcgagccgggggtctcactggaagcagcctctctattcctatggggtagaggtaaggttgtctacatcttaccctcctcagaccctaccttagctttgctattggtgggatttactgagtatgatgatgatgatgaagttgttCTATGTTGACTTGCTTCCAAACTTTTAGGGGTAGATTATCAATACCCACAAGTAATATAATAAATCAATCAGCATACATGGTCCCAAAGCCATAAAAATTGAACCTTGAACAGACAAAAAACACAAATCTTACAAAACCCATAGCCTAGATCATTGGATATCGGAAACGGGTGTTACCATCGAACTCGAGAAATATAGATCAAACGGGTATAACATATTCAAAATGAAAGAATGTGACCGTCTACAACCAAGTAGACGAAACTATAGGTTGTCGCTTGCTTCACCAAGATATAGCACTTCCGCCGATATATAAACATACTCGGTGGTAGATCTTAGACAATTCGGATAATCTTCAAATTAGAAATACTAATCAATTCACTTAAAAATCTCCATTTCATCAGATGCAGACAAAATTAACTACTTTTATAAGGGTGCAAGATCATTCATCctaaagtcaaaaaaaaaaaaaaaaaaaaaaaaaaaaactttgatttCAGATCTGGTCAAACGTTACAGCTGAAGGTGAAATGTGCAAATGAAGCAAACAAATCAACCAAACAAAGCTACTTTTAACAGATCATGAACATATCTTTACTAAAACTTCACATTTTTCAAATTAAATCAAACAATAACTCAAAACATCCAAATCAACCATTCCAAATACATTTTATCTTGATGTTGACTTGTTTCCAAGCTTTTTATCAGATGTTGACTTATTTCCAGGCTTTTAGGAGATAATAAtccaaacccacaaataatatcatcaatcaaaaccctaaaaattgaatcTTGAACATACAAAAAACATATCCTTAATCATCAACTTGTGTTCTTACAAGTTTGACTTGTTAACAAACTTTTAGAGGCTAAAGATTGAATCTTGAACAATCAACACCCATAGTTCCAAAACCCTAAAGATTGAATCTTGAACAGAAAGAAACAAAAATCTTGCAAAACCCATATCTTAAATTACTATATTTAGAAGAAAAATCAAACCTTGGAAGCTTGGGAGATGAAGAAAGCGATGAAACCTATGAAACAGGCATTGAGGGGATCATCATCATGGAGCTCAAGAAATATGGATCAAGAGGGTATAATTTATTCAAGATTAAAGAATGTGACCCTCTACTGAACAGGCCTACATATATAGGTGAAGTAAAGAGATTAGGTGTTAAAACCCTAATCTTTTAGGGTTTTGTAGATTCAGTCCCTTGCAAGTTTTCTTCTTGTGTAGTTAGTTgtcttgaaagttggttgattGCAAATAATAGCAAGTATCATGTGGTTTTTAATTTACTCAAAGTCATCAAGAATAGACTTCAATCTTCAGAAAAGTTACATTTAAATAATATGatcgttttttttttataaaatatgacAATGAATTTGGTTGAAAGTCAATTAGTTGTGACTAAACTAGAGATTGAAACAACTGTTGTAATTTTTAACGTCTGCTTTTTTTTCTCATTCTGTAAGTGTTAAttttaatcatgttttatataaaataaattttgtTAATGCAATTTCTTTTGCACCATCAATCCAAAAACAAAGTATCTTAAAAACCTTGGTTTTAAAAGGGAACCTCAACACGTGTTGATATGTGATTAGGGTTGCAAACGAATCGAACGGACACGAACAACactttgttcgtgtttgtttgttaagaaatatatatgttcacgaactgttcatgaacacttaccgaacgagatattatgttcatgtttgtttgataaggaaatgaactttttcgtgtttgtttgttaattttaggcaacgaacgaaaatgaacgttgatgaacacaaatgagcacaaattAATGTtaatgaacacaaatggaaacaaacgaacacaaacaagagtTTATGAGCAGAAGATATAATACATTGAcactaggggtgtgcatgggtcggtttggttcggtttttactattaatcataaccataatcataaccgctagttcggttatggagttttggtaaccataaccataaccaaacttcggttacggttaatcggttatggttcggttttggttaatttcggttaagtaaccaagcaaggtttgaaataaatagggttgtgcacgatttgaacttagcttgagcctattttataagataacagagactaaactttttggttaaactacgAATTTAgggttctttttaataaggtaattctcaaacaaaaacaattatggccataacaccttaattctttatcaaaataaatggcatctacatcaagatcattttgttactaacatacttttatcttagtaaaaaccatctgtatggttttgtaaaacacaaatccattatataaagttaacaccacaagttcggttcggtttcgattatatcggttaaccaaagcttcatagccataaccataaccgattgagcggttatacaaagtttcataaccataaccattggttatattggttatcggttattagtggtttggttatgtcggttatggttcgactatcggttatggtggttaatttgctaACCCCTAATTGACACTGATTAcatattttatttgtcaaaattttaaattatttaaataaaatataaaaactaaaaataataatgaactatcgaacacgttatcaaacgttcacgaacataaacgaacaaacgtgacttctgttcatgtttgttcatttagcTAGAAAACGagatttcttgtttgtgttcgtttgtttaataaacgaacgaacacaaacgaacttcttgtcgaacggttcacgaactgttcgccgaatgttgggttcgtttgcagccctatatGTGAGGCTCAAGGTTTGAGAACTCGCAAGTCGTTATTCGGCCGGTGAGGTGGGAACTAACGACTAATCTAAATTAATCGcgattaatcaggattaatcggatcggattttttatatgtaattttcagttttatgtatacatatacacatttttataggtaaatattttaagtagccAGGTTTTAACTCTTATTCACATcatttttttaagtatacaagattaattgttggaattcacatGGTTTGGTTGGAAACTCACCGGAATTTAGAGGTTTTAGCCGGAATTTACAGGTTTTTTGCCGGAATCTGGACGGAATTGCCGATTTTTGaccggccgactagcgattaatggacTGATTAACCAAAAATTACTCAGTTACCAgtcgactagcgattaatcgccgactagtcgCCAAATTgtcgcgatttttacaacactggtaCGACTGGTGTAAATTGTAAAAACGCCACAGTAAGGGTGATATGCAACAATCACAAGAGGTGGTGCTGAGGTGGCTATTTACGTCTTAGGTTGTTGCATTGCTTGAAGTTAGAATAAAATAAACTAGTCAAATGGGCCTTCGGGTGTAAACAATTCAAGCGTAAATGAAGCCAGTTTACTAAAAGCTTAAATTAATACAAGCTTAAATGAGCTCGAGCTTAAAAATAATGTGAAACTTCATTAACCATGAATTTGTAGTCAAGTCTAGGAACTCACTATGGAATGTTCTTGATGAATTTGACGTAACTTTAACAAAAGTGTTTTGTTTTCTAACTTGAAGCATGTTTTAATCGCTCCTAATGGAGAAGGAATGaccaaaaaaaaatatgaaaacaaatttGGATAATAGAATTGTTGACTGATGAAAATATCACTAGAAACCCATTTTTACCTCCAATTATTAAATGGTTTAATTTAATGACGTTTGGCCCAAATGACAAGTTATATCAAACCGAATGAGTGTGAAATGCCTAAGTTGTGTTTGGAAACAACTCAAAGGGAGTATGTATAAGTTCGGCTTTAAATGGGTCAACGTGTTAAATATTATGTAAGAGGGGTCTAACTCCAATTCATGGATAAAATTAAAGATTTATTAAGGATGAATCAACTTAATATAGCTAATATGTAGTAATATCAATCttggggaaggttcaaatgaaaaccactagttattgtgaaaactcgaaaactaactaaaaaagccaaaaaaatagGAGGCGATTAGGGTTTGGGTCTGCATGCATGGCGGCAAAGGAACGTTACAAGCTCAATACTTGGTACGATGTATCAACCAAGAAGGTATCAAAAAGTCTCTCCGAAAAAATAGGAGGCGATTAGGGTTTGGGTCTGCATGCATGGCGGCAAAGGAACGTTACAAGCTCAATACTTGGTACGATGTATCAACCAAGAAGGGTAGAGGCAAGG
Above is a window of Helianthus annuus cultivar XRQ/B chromosome 14, HanXRQr2.0-SUNRISE, whole genome shotgun sequence DNA encoding:
- the LOC110908158 gene encoding probable alkaline/neutral invertase D; translation: MATSKVDGTSNGSVKSKDEEGTTPSIFEIDDSDLTRLLEKPRPLNTERKRSFDERSFSEMSITMSPRNNFYRTSEHSSRAFDNLDGVYSPGRWTGTPRSACFEPHPIVGEAWEALRRSIVNFRGQPVGTIAALDNSSEELNYDQVFVRDFVPSALAFLMNGEPEIVKNFLLKTVFLQSREKKVDNFKLGEGVMPASFKVLHNPVRNTETILADYGESAIGRVAPVDSGFWWIILLRAYTKSTGDTSLAERPEMQRGIRLIMTLCLSEGFDTFPTLLCADGCCMIDRRMGVYGYPIEIQALFFMALRCALSLLKRDSEGNDCIDRIVKRLHALSFHMRSYFWLDIKQLNDIYRYKTEEYSHTAVNKFNVIPDSLPDWVFDFMPTRGGYFIGNVSPAKMDFRWFCLGNCVAILSSLATPEQSSAIMDLIESRWQELVGEMPLKICYPAMESHEWRIVTGCDPKNTSWSYHNGGSWPVLLWLLTAACIKAGRPQIAKRATELAESRLLMDGWPEYYDGKMGRYIGKQARKNQTWSIAGYLVAKMMLEDPSHLGMIALEEDKQMKPQMKRSASC